In the genome of Betaproteobacteria bacterium, one region contains:
- a CDS encoding 30S ribosomal protein S14 → MAKLSVTNREAKRRATVKKFAAKRTMLLEIVNSAKASDEARQEARDKLQALPRNASPVRLRNRCALTGRPRGTFRMFGLARNKLREIAMRGEIPGLTKASW, encoded by the coding sequence ATGGCAAAACTGTCCGTAACCAATCGCGAAGCGAAGCGGCGTGCAACGGTGAAGAAGTTCGCCGCGAAGCGCACGATGTTGCTGGAGATCGTGAACAGCGCCAAGGCTTCCGATGAGGCCCGCCAGGAAGCGCGCGATAAGCTTCAGGCGCTGCCCAGAAACGCAAGCCCCGTGCGGTTGCGCAACCGGTGTGCGCTGACGGGACGCCCGCGCGGCACTTTCCGCATGTTCGGTTTGGCGCGTAACAAGCTAAGAGAAATCGCCATGCGCGGCGAGATTCCTGGCCTTACCAAAGCCAGTTGGTAA
- a CDS encoding 30S ribosomal protein S4 yields the protein MARNLDPSCKQCRREGEKLFLKGEKCFSDKCAIERRSYPPGQHGQKQGRMSGYATQLREKQKIRRIYGVLERQFRKTYAEADRQKGITGDNLLQLLESRLDTVAFRMGFGASRAEARQVVLHNGVTVNGKRVNIPSYQLRQGDIIEVAEKTKAHLRVKAAAEAAEQRGFPEWLEVDPKALKGVFKARPQRSELPSTINESLVIELYSK from the coding sequence ATGGCAAGAAATTTAGATCCGAGTTGCAAGCAGTGCCGCCGGGAAGGAGAGAAACTCTTTCTGAAGGGCGAGAAGTGCTTCAGCGATAAATGCGCCATAGAGCGCCGTAGTTATCCGCCTGGGCAGCATGGCCAGAAGCAGGGCCGCATGTCGGGATACGCCACGCAATTGCGCGAAAAGCAGAAAATTCGCCGCATATATGGCGTGCTCGAACGGCAGTTCCGTAAGACCTACGCCGAAGCCGATAGGCAAAAAGGCATCACCGGCGACAACTTGCTGCAGCTGCTGGAGAGCCGTTTGGATACCGTGGCCTTCCGCATGGGTTTTGGTGCCTCCCGCGCCGAAGCCCGGCAGGTGGTTCTGCACAACGGAGTCACCGTGAACGGTAAGCGCGTGAATATTCCTTCGTACCAGTTACGCCAAGGCGACATCATCGAAGTGGCGGAGAAAACCAAGGCGCACCTGCGAGTGAAAGCTGCGGCCGAGGCCGCGGAGCAGCGCGGATTTCCGGAATGGCTGGAAGTAGATCCAAAAGCGCTGAAGGGCGTATTCAAAGCCCGTCCGCAGCGTTCCGAGTTACCGTCGACCATCAACGAATCGTTAGTGATCGAGCTTTACTCCAAGTAA
- a CDS encoding 30S ribosomal protein S8 — MSMSDPIADMLTRIRNAQAGEKNSVAIPASKVKAAIAQVLKDEGYIEDFRVQPEGVKATLEIALKYYAGRPVIERIERISKPGLRVYKASKDIPPVMNGLGIAIVSTSKGVMTDRKARTTGIGGEVLCIVA; from the coding sequence ATGAGCATGAGTGACCCCATCGCCGATATGCTGACTCGCATCCGTAATGCGCAGGCGGGCGAGAAGAACTCGGTGGCGATACCGGCCAGCAAAGTGAAGGCGGCGATCGCACAGGTACTGAAGGATGAAGGATATATAGAGGATTTTCGCGTCCAGCCAGAAGGTGTGAAGGCCACGCTGGAAATCGCGCTGAAATACTACGCGGGGCGCCCGGTGATCGAACGCATCGAACGCATCAGCAAGCCGGGATTGCGTGTGTACAAGGCGAGCAAGGACATTCCCCCGGTCATGAACGGGTTGGGCATTGCGATTGTCTCGACCTCCAAGGGCGTGATGACGGATCGCAAGGCCCGCACCACTGGTATCGGCGGCGAAGTGTTGTGTATCGTCGCTTGA
- a CDS encoding 50S ribosomal protein L30: MATSGKTIRVTLIRSVIGLRASHRATVRGLGLRRINQTSELADTPEVRGMINTVKYLLKCEG; this comes from the coding sequence ATGGCCACCAGTGGCAAGACGATAAGAGTCACCTTGATTCGCAGCGTCATCGGATTGCGGGCGTCACACCGCGCGACTGTGCGCGGTTTGGGTCTGCGCCGGATCAATCAAACATCGGAATTGGCCGACACCCCGGAAGTGCGGGGCATGATCAATACCGTGAAGTATCTGTTGAAGTGCGAGGGCTAA
- a CDS encoding 50S ribosomal protein L24 has product MNKLKKGDEVLIVTGKDKGKRGAILKIGELDRVLVEGINRVKKHTKPNPMKGTTGGITEKEMPIHISNVAIFNPTTRKADRVGVKQLEDGRRVRVFKSSGEMIDA; this is encoded by the coding sequence ATGAACAAGCTCAAGAAGGGCGATGAGGTACTCATCGTGACTGGAAAAGATAAAGGTAAGCGCGGCGCCATTCTCAAGATTGGCGAGTTGGACCGTGTGTTGGTGGAAGGTATTAACCGCGTGAAGAAGCACACGAAACCCAATCCCATGAAGGGAACCACGGGCGGCATCACGGAAAAAGAAATGCCCATTCACATCTCGAATGTGGCGATTTTCAACCCCACCACGCGTAAGGCGGACAGGGTGGGGGTTAAGCAGCTGGAGGACGGGCGCCGCGTGCGTGTGTTCAAGTCCAGCGGTGAAATGATCGACGCATAA
- a CDS encoding translation initiation factor IF-1, giving the protein MSKEDTIQMQGEIMETLPNATFRVKLENGHMVLGHISGKMRMHYIRILPGDKVTVELTPYDLTRWRIVFRAK; this is encoded by the coding sequence ATGTCTAAGGAAGACACCATACAGATGCAGGGCGAGATCATGGAAACCCTGCCGAACGCGACGTTTCGAGTAAAGCTGGAAAATGGGCACATGGTGCTCGGACACATCTCCGGGAAGATGCGAATGCATTACATTCGAATCCTGCCCGGCGACAAGGTGACGGTGGAATTGACGCCGTACGATTTAACGCGCTGGCGTATCGTGTTCCGCGCGAAGTGA
- a CDS encoding 30S ribosomal protein S17 — MIEASTSEVTEVKKAAIRRRLTGRVVSDKMNKTVTVQVERKVKHPVFGKFVTRSGKYHAHDENNEFHPGDLVMIEECRPLSKTKAWRVVKLVEKAKEE; from the coding sequence ATGATCGAAGCAAGCACTAGCGAAGTTACCGAAGTTAAAAAGGCCGCCATTCGCCGCCGGCTGACAGGCCGGGTGGTGAGCGACAAGATGAACAAGACCGTCACGGTTCAGGTGGAGCGCAAGGTCAAGCACCCGGTGTTCGGCAAGTTCGTGACGCGCTCGGGGAAGTACCACGCCCACGACGAGAACAACGAATTTCATCCCGGCGATCTAGTCATGATCGAGGAGTGCCGCCCGCTGTCCAAGACCAAGGCGTGGCGCGTGGTGAAGTTGGTTGAAAAGGCCAAGGAAGAGTAA
- a CDS encoding 30S ribosomal protein S13 produces the protein MARIAGVNIPNHQHAEIALTAIYGIGRTTAQRICETAGVLRSKKIKDLSDGELDKIREQVSKITVEGDLRREVSMSIKRLMDLGCYRGSRHRKGLPARGQRTRTNARTRKGPRKAAIKAAAAPSKG, from the coding sequence ATGGCTCGAATAGCAGGCGTAAACATTCCCAATCACCAGCACGCGGAGATCGCGCTCACCGCGATCTACGGTATTGGGCGCACCACGGCACAGCGCATCTGCGAGACCGCCGGGGTGTTGCGCAGCAAGAAAATCAAGGATTTGTCCGATGGAGAATTGGACAAGATTCGCGAGCAGGTGTCCAAGATCACGGTGGAAGGCGACCTACGCCGCGAGGTATCCATGAGCATCAAGCGGCTCATGGACTTGGGCTGCTACCGCGGTTCGCGCCACCGTAAAGGATTGCCCGCGCGCGGGCAGCGCACGCGAACCAATGCACGCACACGGAAGGGGCCGCGCAAGGCGGCCATCAAAGCCGCGGCGGCACCGTCGAAGGGATAA
- a CDS encoding 50S ribosomal protein L36, with translation MRVQTSVKKLCRNCKIIRRNRVVRVICKEPRHKQRQG, from the coding sequence ATGAGAGTACAAACATCGGTGAAGAAGCTGTGCAGAAACTGCAAGATCATTCGCAGAAACCGGGTGGTTCGGGTGATTTGCAAGGAGCCGCGCCACAAGCAGCGGCAAGGTTGA
- a CDS encoding 50S ribosomal protein L14, whose amino-acid sequence MIQMQSTLEVADNTGARAVMCIKVLGGSKRRYAGIGDVIKVSIKDAAPRGRVKKGEIYSAVVVRTRHGVRRQDGSRVKFDANAAVLLNNKLEPIGTRIFGPVTRELRSERFMKIVSLAPEVL is encoded by the coding sequence ATGATCCAGATGCAATCGACGTTGGAAGTGGCGGATAACACCGGTGCTCGGGCTGTTATGTGCATCAAGGTGCTTGGGGGTTCCAAGCGCCGCTATGCGGGAATTGGGGATGTCATCAAGGTCAGCATCAAGGACGCCGCCCCCAGGGGCCGCGTGAAAAAAGGCGAGATCTATAGCGCCGTCGTGGTGAGGACCAGGCATGGAGTTCGCCGCCAAGACGGGTCGCGCGTGAAGTTCGACGCCAACGCGGCGGTATTGCTGAACAATAAACTCGAACCCATAGGCACGCGCATTTTCGGGCCGGTGACGCGCGAGTTGCGCTCGGAGCGGTTCATGAAGATCGTTTCCTTGGCGCCCGAGGTTTTGTAA
- a CDS encoding 50S ribosomal protein L18 yields MNKRQARARRSRQTRVRIALQKAVRLTVHRSNVHMYAQVIDASGSRVIASASTLDADIKGVAPNGGNVKAAVLVGKKIAEKAKEKGVESVAFDRSGYRYHGRVKALADAAREHGLKF; encoded by the coding sequence ATAAATAAGCGGCAAGCAAGAGCACGGCGTTCGCGGCAGACGCGGGTGCGGATCGCTCTGCAAAAGGCGGTAAGGCTGACAGTGCATCGCTCCAATGTTCATATGTACGCACAAGTGATCGATGCCAGCGGTTCGCGGGTGATCGCCAGCGCGTCCACTCTCGATGCCGACATCAAGGGTGTCGCGCCTAACGGCGGCAACGTCAAGGCGGCGGTGTTGGTGGGCAAGAAGATCGCGGAGAAAGCCAAGGAAAAGGGTGTCGAGAGCGTGGCCTTCGACCGCTCTGGTTACCGGTATCACGGCCGTGTGAAGGCGTTGGCGGATGCCGCGCGCGAGCACGGACTCAAGTTCTAA
- a CDS encoding 30S ribosomal protein S11: protein MAKAATRVRKKVKKNVAEGIAFVRASFNNTIITITDRQGNALSWATSGSAGFKGSRKSTPFAAQVAAEAAGKAAQECGVKNLEVRIKGPGPGRESAVRALNAVGFKITSISDVTPVPHNGCRPPKRRRI, encoded by the coding sequence ATGGCAAAGGCTGCAACCAGGGTTCGCAAGAAGGTCAAGAAGAACGTCGCCGAGGGCATTGCCTTCGTGCGCGCATCCTTCAACAACACCATCATCACCATTACCGACCGGCAGGGCAACGCGCTGTCGTGGGCTACCTCGGGCAGCGCGGGTTTCAAGGGTTCGCGCAAGAGCACGCCCTTCGCTGCCCAGGTGGCCGCGGAGGCCGCCGGGAAGGCGGCGCAAGAGTGTGGCGTCAAGAATTTGGAAGTGCGTATCAAGGGTCCAGGGCCGGGCCGCGAGTCAGCGGTCCGAGCACTCAATGCCGTGGGCTTCAAGATCACCAGCATCTCCGATGTGACGCCGGTTCCGCATAACGGCTGCCGCCCGCCCAAACGCCGGCGCATCTAA
- a CDS encoding 50S ribosomal protein L5 has product MARLSEHYKSTVIGELTKKFGYKSVMEVPRFQKIVINMGVGEAVGDKKVMDHAVGDLQKIAGQKPVITKAKKSIATFKIRKDYPVGCMVTLRGQRMYEFLDRLVSIAIPRIRDFRGISARALDGRGNFSMGVKEQIIFPEIEYDKIDAIRGMNITIATSAKNDDEAKALLAAFKFPFRT; this is encoded by the coding sequence ATGGCGCGATTATCGGAACATTACAAAAGTACCGTCATTGGCGAATTGACGAAGAAATTCGGTTACAAGTCCGTGATGGAGGTGCCGCGTTTCCAAAAGATCGTCATCAATATGGGCGTGGGCGAGGCGGTGGGAGACAAGAAGGTGATGGACCATGCCGTGGGCGATTTGCAGAAAATCGCAGGGCAAAAGCCCGTGATCACCAAGGCGAAAAAATCCATCGCCACCTTCAAGATTCGCAAGGACTATCCCGTGGGCTGCATGGTCACATTGCGGGGCCAGCGCATGTACGAATTCCTGGACCGGCTGGTTTCCATCGCCATCCCGCGTATTCGCGATTTCCGCGGCATCAGCGCGCGCGCCTTAGATGGCCGTGGCAATTTCAGCATGGGGGTGAAGGAGCAGATCATATTCCCGGAAATCGAGTACGACAAAATCGATGCGATCCGGGGGATGAACATCACCATTGCCACCAGCGCAAAAAACGACGACGAGGCGAAAGCCTTGCTCGCCGCCTTTAAATTTCCTTTCCGAACCTGA
- a CDS encoding 30S ribosomal protein S5, whose translation MADRRQQQQSSDERSDGLKEKMVAVNRVTKVVKGGRLLAFAALTVVGDGDGGIGMGKGKSREVPVAVQKAMEQARRKMVKFNLRKGTVHHAVIGEHGAARVLIQPASDGTGIIAGGPMRAVFEVMGMQNVLAKCFGSTNPYNVVRATLNALERMNTPSEVAAKRGKTVEEITG comes from the coding sequence ATGGCAGACAGACGTCAGCAGCAGCAGTCCAGCGACGAGCGTAGCGATGGACTGAAGGAAAAAATGGTGGCCGTCAATCGCGTCACCAAAGTGGTCAAGGGAGGGCGGTTGCTGGCCTTCGCCGCGCTCACCGTGGTAGGTGATGGCGACGGTGGAATCGGAATGGGCAAGGGTAAGTCGCGCGAAGTGCCGGTTGCGGTACAAAAAGCGATGGAGCAAGCCCGCCGCAAGATGGTGAAGTTCAACCTCAGGAAGGGAACGGTGCACCACGCGGTGATCGGCGAGCACGGCGCGGCGCGTGTGCTGATCCAGCCGGCCTCCGACGGTACGGGAATCATCGCGGGCGGGCCCATGCGGGCCGTATTCGAAGTGATGGGGATGCAGAACGTGCTGGCAAAGTGCTTCGGTTCCACGAACCCCTACAATGTGGTTCGGGCGACGTTGAATGCGCTGGAGCGCATGAACACTCCGTCCGAAGTGGCGGCCAAGCGTGGCAAGACAGTAGAAGAGATAACGGGGTAG
- a CDS encoding 50S ribosomal protein L16, with protein sequence MLQPARTKYRKYQKGRIKGVATRGTKVSFGEYGLKAIGPGRITARQIEAARRAMTRHVKRGGRIWIRIFPDKPISQKPAEVRMGNGKGNPEYWVAEIRAGKVLYEMDGVEESLAREAFKLAAAKLPLPTTFVVRALG encoded by the coding sequence ATGCTACAGCCGGCTAGAACCAAGTACAGGAAGTACCAGAAGGGCCGCATCAAGGGTGTTGCGACCCGCGGTACCAAAGTCAGTTTTGGCGAATATGGCTTAAAGGCCATCGGACCAGGGCGTATCACCGCGCGCCAAATCGAGGCTGCGCGCCGTGCCATGACTCGTCACGTCAAGCGTGGTGGGCGCATCTGGATTCGAATTTTCCCGGATAAGCCCATTTCCCAGAAGCCTGCGGAAGTTCGCATGGGTAACGGAAAGGGAAACCCCGAGTACTGGGTCGCGGAAATTAGGGCTGGCAAGGTTCTCTACGAAATGGACGGAGTGGAAGAATCCCTGGCCCGCGAGGCTTTCAAACTGGCGGCGGCCAAACTTCCACTTCCCACGACCTTCGTGGTGCGGGCATTGGGCTAA
- a CDS encoding 50S ribosomal protein L6, whose product MSRIGKLPIAIPKGVDVTIAPDSVSVKGPLGSLVRTLTSHVKVKREGDQLLVETTTDSTQANAMSGTIRALMANMIQGVTKGFERKLNLVGVGYRAQAAGDAVNLTLGFSHPVSHKIPKGIKVATPTQTEIVVTGIDKQMVGQVAAEIRAYRSPEPYKGKGVRYANEVVVIKETKKK is encoded by the coding sequence ATGTCCAGAATAGGCAAATTGCCGATTGCGATTCCCAAGGGGGTCGATGTGACTATCGCGCCGGATTCCGTTTCCGTCAAGGGGCCGCTAGGGTCCTTGGTCCGCACATTGACCTCCCATGTGAAAGTCAAGCGTGAGGGCGATCAGTTGCTGGTGGAAACCACCACCGATAGCACGCAAGCCAACGCGATGTCGGGAACCATACGAGCCCTCATGGCGAATATGATTCAAGGCGTCACCAAGGGTTTCGAGCGCAAGCTGAACCTCGTGGGCGTCGGATACCGTGCCCAGGCGGCAGGCGACGCGGTGAATCTCACGCTCGGTTTCTCGCATCCGGTATCGCACAAGATCCCAAAGGGGATCAAGGTGGCGACACCCACGCAGACGGAAATCGTCGTGACGGGAATCGACAAGCAGATGGTGGGACAAGTGGCGGCCGAGATAAGGGCCTACCGTAGCCCGGAACCCTATAAGGGTAAGGGCGTTCGGTATGCCAACGAGGTCGTGGTCATCAAAGAGACCAAGAAGAAATAA
- the secY gene encoding preprotein translocase subunit SecY, whose protein sequence is MANESTSRGGAGRYADLKRRLVFLLCALIVYRIGAHVPVPGIDPVRLAELFRSQEGGILGMFNMFSGGALSRFTIFALGIMPYISASIIMQLLAQVYEPFVQLRKEGESGRRKITQYTRYGTLFLAAFQAFGIAVALEGQQGLVIDPGMMFRFVTVVTLVTGTLFLMWLGEQITERGIGNGISLIIFAGIAAGLPRAIGGSLELVRTGAFSIPLVLLLFIGAVAVTFVVVFVESGQRRIPVNYAKRQVGRRVYGGQSSFLPLKLNMSGVIPPIFASSLILFPATIAGYFGNSDSTVWLRDLSAALHPGQPIYVLLYASAIVFFCYFYTALVFNPKETAENLKKSGAFVPGIRPGDQTAKYVERVILRLTLAGAIYVTLVCLLPEFLIVKWQVPFYFGGTSLMIIVVVTMDFMAQVKAYIMSHQYESLLKKANFKGGVPTAR, encoded by the coding sequence TTGGCCAACGAAAGCACTAGCCGGGGGGGAGCAGGGCGCTACGCGGATTTGAAGCGGCGTTTGGTTTTCCTGCTGTGTGCATTGATCGTGTACCGCATCGGAGCGCACGTTCCGGTGCCCGGCATCGATCCGGTGCGATTGGCGGAGTTGTTCAGGAGCCAGGAAGGCGGGATCCTGGGGATGTTCAACATGTTTTCCGGGGGGGCGTTATCGCGCTTCACGATTTTCGCCCTGGGAATCATGCCTTACATCTCGGCGTCCATCATCATGCAGCTTTTGGCGCAGGTCTATGAGCCGTTCGTGCAATTGCGCAAGGAAGGCGAGTCGGGCCGTAGAAAGATTACGCAGTACACTCGCTACGGAACGCTTTTCCTGGCGGCCTTTCAGGCCTTCGGAATCGCGGTGGCGCTGGAAGGGCAGCAAGGGTTGGTGATCGATCCGGGCATGATGTTTCGCTTCGTGACGGTTGTAACCTTGGTGACGGGAACATTGTTTTTAATGTGGTTGGGCGAGCAGATCACCGAACGTGGGATCGGTAACGGGATTTCGCTCATCATTTTCGCGGGTATCGCGGCGGGTCTTCCGAGGGCTATTGGGGGATCCTTGGAACTGGTGCGCACCGGAGCATTTTCGATTCCGCTGGTATTGTTGTTATTCATCGGAGCGGTAGCGGTAACTTTCGTGGTCGTATTCGTGGAAAGCGGCCAGCGGCGCATTCCGGTGAATTACGCGAAGAGGCAAGTGGGGCGGCGAGTGTATGGCGGGCAGAGTTCCTTCCTTCCGTTGAAGCTCAACATGTCCGGCGTGATCCCGCCGATTTTCGCTTCGAGTTTGATATTGTTTCCAGCGACCATTGCCGGGTATTTTGGTAATAGCGACAGCACGGTTTGGTTGCGAGATTTGAGCGCCGCGCTGCATCCGGGGCAGCCGATATACGTGTTGCTGTACGCCTCGGCGATCGTTTTCTTCTGCTATTTTTATACGGCCTTGGTGTTCAACCCCAAGGAGACAGCGGAGAATCTGAAGAAAAGCGGGGCCTTCGTGCCGGGAATCCGGCCGGGGGACCAGACGGCGAAGTATGTGGAGCGGGTCATCCTGAGGCTAACGCTGGCGGGTGCGATTTACGTGACCTTGGTCTGCTTGCTGCCGGAGTTCTTGATCGTCAAGTGGCAGGTACCGTTTTACTTCGGTGGCACGTCGCTAATGATTATCGTGGTGGTAACCATGGATTTCATGGCGCAGGTGAAGGCTTACATCATGTCGCATCAATACGAGAGTTTGCTGAAGAAGGCGAATTTCAAAGGTGGTGTGCCAACGGCGCGATGA
- a CDS encoding 50S ribosomal protein L29 → MDAKELRQKTPAQLTEELQSLLRAHFSLRMRHATQQLSNSSEIARTRRAIARVRTIMTEKAKT, encoded by the coding sequence ATGGACGCCAAGGAACTTAGACAAAAAACCCCGGCGCAGCTCACCGAAGAGCTGCAATCGCTGCTACGCGCGCACTTTAGCCTGCGTATGCGGCACGCCACCCAACAACTCTCCAATTCCAGCGAGATTGCCCGGACGCGCCGCGCCATTGCCCGCGTACGCACGATCATGACGGAGAAAGCGAAAACATGA
- a CDS encoding 50S ribosomal protein L15: MRLNTIKPCKGSKHAPKRVGRGIGSGHGKTSGRGHKGQKARSGGFHKVGFEGGQMPIHRRLPKRGFNSMARGTSAEVRLSDLERLQESVLDFAKLKDLGVIPRIALKAKVILRGKLARAITLKGVGVTKGARAAIEAAGGKVEE, translated from the coding sequence ATGCGCTTGAATACTATCAAACCGTGCAAGGGCTCCAAGCACGCGCCGAAACGCGTCGGACGCGGAATCGGATCGGGCCATGGCAAGACCTCTGGCCGCGGGCACAAGGGTCAAAAGGCGCGCTCTGGCGGGTTTCATAAGGTCGGATTCGAGGGCGGGCAAATGCCCATTCACCGCCGGCTGCCAAAACGCGGGTTCAATTCCATGGCAAGGGGTACCAGCGCGGAAGTGCGGTTGTCCGATCTGGAACGGTTGCAAGAGAGCGTGCTGGACTTTGCCAAGCTGAAAGACTTGGGCGTGATTCCGCGCATCGCACTGAAGGCGAAGGTCATTTTGCGCGGCAAATTGGCGCGCGCGATTACGCTCAAGGGCGTTGGGGTGACCAAGGGTGCGCGAGCGGCGATCGAGGCGGCGGGCGGCAAGGTCGAGGAATAG